TACAAACTCTATTTGTTAATAAGAAATAATGTATTTCAACCGAAATAATTTGTTTTGGTagcatttttttgtaaaatcatttatttctattttttataatGAGCATGAACGCTAAGATTATAATTGATGAAAAGCTTGTTAGCACACAATTATATCAGcttaaatgaaaaaatgaaatggaaGAATTGAtgtttttgattaaaaaaaagtccGAATAACAAAATCAGGATCAAagcaaaatataattcaataattttatacaGTAATTTCTTGATAATTGTTTGAATGGTTTGAAGCCATAAAAATCATTACTAATAAACATTAGAATTTGCATGTGGATTTATGCATAGTTGAAAAATcaaaggaaagagaaaaaaaaatgcattttcttatgtttacttgaatgaaaatctgaaattgTACATAAATAAGACTTTATTATAAATTAGAATAATTCATATAAGCATTTGGGTAAATGTTTATCAAAATTGATTAATAATTTACACTCTCATttgtattattaataaaataatttgcgTTGATCTAACtcaataataaatgaaaaaattaatcgACATAACtcatttaaaagtaaaattattataaaatcaaatttgatAGGATGTCTCTAAATTATACTTGTATTAAAATATCGGTAAAAATTGTTAACGTtggtatttgtatatatgtgtcGATTTCCAATttaaaagaaatcaattttctAGGACCATAACCCTAATTAATCCAAATCTAAAAAACAGCATTTCGGATCTTGGATACACTCCATTTGACCCGAATCTGTTCGAACTCATTCCATCTGAGTTTTCTCTTCTCATCCCTAAAACCCTACCAAAATCCTCCTTGTTCATTCCCAAAAAACCAGCCGAAACTCTCTTCAGTTTTGATCAATTAAGCAATCGGAATCTACCAAGAAGAATGCGAAATCAACAGCGATggcttctccttcttctccggCACCGTTCTCTAGCTCAGCCTCACATTTCTAGGCACCACATCAATCAATCTCCGTTTCAGGTAAATCGATCTGTTAGTACTATCGCTTCTTCAACTATCCACTCACGTACATCTCACATGCTCCCTTACCAATCACTCACCGTTCGTAGTTTCTCCACATCTGAATTGGCTGTCGAACACAAAGATTCAGATCAAATCGCTGTTTTAACTGGTATTTTCTCTAAACCAAACCGGAGTAATGAAGAAATTAAGCTTGATTTAGAGTCTAATAATGTTACTGTCACGCATGATTTGGTTATAAGAGCGTTAAGGAGCTTTAATGCCGCCCCTGATGCGGCACGTAAGTTTTTTAACTGGGTTAAGGAGAATGAGAGCGAGAGGTTGAGTTCAAAGGTGTATAATTATATGTTGGGGATATTGGGGTCTAATGGGTTTGTCAAGGAGTTTTGGATTATGGTTGAAATCATGAAAAGTAAAGGGTATGGAGTGTCCAGGGGTACGTTTAATCGGGCTATTGAGAGATTTGAGAAGGAGAAGCTGAGCGGCGACCTGGAGAAGCTAAAAAAGTTGTATGGTTCTGAGCTGGCCGACAATTTGAGCGAGGAAGTTTGTTCCAGGGTTTGCAAATTGATTCGAGGAAATGTATGGGGAGATGATGTGGAAAAGCAGCTGCGAGAGTCAAAATTCGAGCTCTCGAGTGAATTGATCAGTATGGTTTTAGAGAAGCTTGAATGTGAAACTAATAAGGCTTTGATATACTTTAGGTGGATTGAAGAGAGCGGTCTATTTAAACACAATGAGCAGACATTTAATGCTATCGCAAGTGTCTTAGGTAGGGAAGAGTTCAGTGAGAAGTTCTGGAAGTTAGTTGATGAAATGAGAACTGCAGGAtttgaaatggaaaaagaaacATATATTAGGGTTCTGGATAACTTTGTTAAGAGGAAAATGATTAAGGATGCCGCAGACTTATATGAGTTTGCAATGGTTGGCATAAACAAGCCATCCTCGGAGGACTGCACTTTTCTATTGAAGAAAATAGTTGTTAGCAAGGAGCTTGATTTGGAATTGTTCTCAAAAGTTTTAAGGGTCTTCACAGAAAGTGGCAATTCATTGACTAGTGCTAACCTCGATGCCATTCTCAAGTCTTTGACCAGTGTTGATAGATTTGGCGAATGTAACAAGATATTGAAAGCAATGGAGGATGCTGGTTTCACACCTAGTCATAATCAGCAGAGGAAAATTGCTTTTAATTTGGGTAGTGGTGGGAAGGATAAGGAATCCAATGAGTTTATGAATTATATAGAATCAACTGTCTCTACTCCAAATTCTAAAACATGGACATCTTTAATTGAAGGATACTGTGAAGCGGGTGATCTGGCTAAAGCTTCAGAAGCATTTGAAATGATGATCGAAAAGGAAGGGTCATCCCATGCTGGGTATGCTTTAGAGCTCTTAGTGTCCTTGCACTGCCGCAAGAGAAGAGCGATTCACGCATTCAATCTTGTTGAGAAGATGGTCAATGAGAAAGAACTACATGTGTGGCATACCACATATAACTTCTTGATAGGAAAATTATTGGCCCAACGAGGTTTCGAGGAAGCTCTGGATGTTCTACATTTGATGAAAAGTCAAGATTACCCACCTTTTCTGGATCCCTTCATCAAGTACCTTTCGAAGACTGGAAGTGCTGATGATGCACTTGAATTTACTGCAGCAGTGACCCTGAAGAAACTTCCATCAACTTCTGTGTTTCTCAATTTGTTTGAAGCATACTTTAAAGCAGGAAGGCGAAGTGAAGCACAGGACTTCCTTGCAATATGTCCGAGATACATTAGGAACCATGCAGATGTTTTGAATCTTTTTTGTTCCAAGAAACCCCAGAAAGCAACTGCCACTATTCCTGTGACTGCATAGGCTCAGATGGATATGTCGTCTAGTTTTTTTGTGCTGCAACATGTTTGGACattttttcctaatattttcttatgaaagtttgcaaccgtCTCTGCTTTCTTTAAATATCGGGGCTTAGTCCCTTAGAAACCATTTTCTAATTAGAGTTCACTTGGTGAATTTAATCGACACAATAAAACATAGTTGCATTGGACTCATCAAAGTTATGGGTGAACACTTCATCatgttttcataaaagttaccGACTCCACTGAGTTGTTCATTTTATGGTTCTCTGAGTAGGCTTGAGGAAAAAGGGACCTGTAATTGGTCTAGTCTGTTGGATCCATCATACATATTGTCTTAATTCTGACTTTACTTGATTATGTAAACAACCTTGGAGAATTTCatgttccttcaactcctaGCAATGCTCTTAAAGTTAAATGTCTGTTAAAGTTTACTTAGTTGGCATAATCAGGCTCCTGTATCGAGCTGTGAGCAATTTTTTGGATTGTATCTGCTCCTTAGCTGTAGTGTAAACTGTTGTATATGAGCAGGTATTGTCTTCACTTTGTAAATTTTTGTTTGATGACCTTGGAGAATTTCATGATTACAAGGGTTTGCTATTTCAATTGAATCCAACTCGAagtttttcatttcttttatctGTAGATACTTATGGATCACTGCAATTATTGTGCTACATTAACAAACTCAAGTTTTTGTTGGGCCTattcttctaaatttttttggttCCAACATGGGAATGTTTATTTGGTCCATCTTGAAGAGGAATATGATAAAAATCTTAGTTCTTCTCTGCTATTGCACATGTCTCTTCTTCAACATAACTGCTTCAGcgaggggtatttttgtctttccATGTGCCCTTTGTTGCGTTGCTTGATTTCATCGGAATTTCTCAGCTTGAGCTTCTTCTCTTCCCCTGCATGAAGCTTTTCTGTAGTGGCTTGGGAAATGGGCTTCTGGGTTTGGTgtaataatttctttttcttttcctttctttggTAGGAATGGCACCAGGTAGCCGCTTGTGATGACACTGTTTAAAACATAGCCCATTTTATAACTTATTTGAAGTTTAGCCATACTTTACAGTTTACAACCTCCCCCGCTTCTTCTTCTGAAGTTATAACTTCAAACCCATCTTTACAACTTTGATTCTGAGGCGACTAAATTTAAAACGTTGGGCAATTCAGGGAATACTATTTCGTGTTTTCTCCTTGGGCCAATTATCAAAGAGAGATGGCTTCAGTTGAAATTTATAGCCATGTTGATGACTTATGCTACTATTATACTCATTGGTTCGAATAATTTAGATATATATTATGTTGGACCCATTAAAAGAGAACATTCTTTACTATACGTTTATttgttttcaaagtcattaaAATTTGAGATCTCTAATTTCATCCTTTGTTTTTTAATGTGTTGCATATTCACTTGAACATTTTTTTCCCCTCTAAATTGGAGACGTCATCATTATATCACTATTCTAAGTTCATGAATCTCATGATATTTCTAAGGAACTTTAGACTACTTTGTGGTTTCTGTACCGGTATTTCACATTACAGAAGAAATTAAAGTCCCCTCCAATATGAGTTGtacaagaacaagaaaaaaatattaatcagcagttaaaaagaattgaagaaaaagatttttaataaATAGTAATAGTATTTGTTTGTTGGATAAAGGTGGACAGAGATTGAGATTAGTCTATACACCGCATTAAAGATGTTTGGGAGTATTGTACCAAGAAGGAAAATGATGCATCAATACTCTACCAGACAAAATCTCCTTATGGACCTTATTGTCACTTTGTgccttttttctattttccttctttaaattattatagtGTACTCAAGATATTgctattaaaatttgaatttaattaccTTGATATATTCTTTCCAATTATATATCAACTTATTTACATAGACAATTTTTTCCCATTCTGATTCTAGTTGGGAGTGAATGGGACATTTCAATGAGCAAAACGCGATGAGAATGACCTAACAAAACATATTaatgaattttgttcttttttcatCTCATcaatatttcaaatatatatttgagcTGCGTATATTAATACTTTATAGTGtagtttaatttatatacaagaATATATGACGGTGAAAATAAATCTCAGTTGGAGGCTTCTATTTGTCATATTACAAATGGAGTTTTGGAATTTAGCTTCACAAATTTGTAGACACTAGACAAGTGAGGTTCTTACACTACATAAGACAATTTTGTCACCAACTTGTCATGATTAATAGCTGTTACATTTACCTACTCCTCCACCTTTGCTACTATTATTTGGAACATTTAGGGCAAAGTAAGTTTAATTAAGAGATGCAATTTTCTAGCCAAGTTTAGTTTAGTATACAAGACCAATATATATCCCCTTTAAGGTGAATTACTTGTACCTCTTCTCTAATACAGAAAATTTAATTTAGTGGGACATATCCTTCCGTTTATTCATTACtcatctaattaattattaatatatatactttgatcTAAAGATACactgatttataattttttttgagtaataattttCAGCAGAAATATAATTGAACACCACATGAGGTATTAAGTTAAACTCATTGATCTTGAAGTTTGTTAGCAAATTAATTTTAGTAGTAAGATAAAAGTGATATTTGTCCTAATTTCGATCTCtatcttatatttaattaagacatcaatttcttatttttattgatgctttcattttctttttgttggtgAAACATCACCAAATAAAGGAGGAGGAAAGAGCAACGACGACGATAAGCCTTTTGTGTAAGGGACATATATGTATGATTTTGTGTAAGCTAAGGGACATGCACGTTTTTGTGTACCTAAAAAAACTTGAGGGACATGCATGCTTTTGCAATTTATTGGTACCATCTTAATAATTCATGTAGCTATATAGCCATCTTGGGTTGCTTGCATTTTCCGTcaattatgaaatttatgtacaacaacaacaacaacagatCAAACGTGATCTGATAAGTGGAGTCTGAAGAGAGTAAAGTGTACATATAATTTACCCTCATCTTATGTAGGGTAGAGAGACAATTTTTGATAGATCTTGACATGTGTGTAAAACAGGGGCGGACCTACAAAGGGTCAAGTGGGTATATGAACCCACTTGGTTGAAAAATAACactgtatatttatatatatttgatcagtttttaaaattttatatgtatatattaacttttgaacCCATTAACACAAGTGTGACCCTTGGCAGAGTGGTGAAAAAGGTTCTATTTTCCCAGCCAGCCCAAGTTCGAATCCCTGGTGCCacgttttaattttattttttatatcNACATATCAAACGTGATCTGATAAGTGGAGTCTGAAGAGAGTAAAGTGTACATATAATTTACCCTCATCTTATGTAGGGTAGAGAGACAGTTTTTGATAGATCTTGACATGTGTATAAAATACTCTGATTaatcaagaaaaacattttcaaaaccAGTGAAGACGTGTTGGTGCCTGTGCAAATTCAGCTAATTTGAATCATGATCATGCCTTCACCCATTTAACATAGGGTAATTctaaatgaccagaaaatttggcAAGAATTTGGTcagaaatttaagaaaattataatatcttttttattttaaaataaactgatctttttttccattttttagttataaggtattaaagttaaaaggataaaaatgtttaaaatggtaaaataccattctggccaaaaggattttttcCTAAACAATAATGTTAAGACTAATTAATCAATCTGACATAACTCTAATtatatgtttaattttctttagtttGTCAATTGTTTCTTTATTTACGTCTTGTTTTCAAAAAACAGAAGAAGGGAATTTAAGGATAAAAAGATAAAAGCCAAAAAGAAAAGTTCATTAATTTTGCTAGAGTGAAATTTCCACTAAGGTATAGTTCAAAATTGAGAAGGCGGAAGCTTCGAAGAGGGAAGGACCACTACTTACTAACGTTCCAAGCTTTTTGTTTCGGGAGATTTAGTTTTATAGccttttataaatttatttttaattttttgtattgtttgagatattcatttttacttttaaGAAATAGAAAATGCCATTTTCTTTCCTTAAGAATATATTCGATCGACCACTTTAGTACCAATGGCAAAAGAATTAATGAAtcgaaaattaaaaattaatatgaaagaAGAGGAGTAGAAATCAGAGTACAAGTTTTAAATTGTCTGGCGTGTAAATTTTTATATACTCATTAAATCTTTTTGACAAATTATATGGTGctattatacatacatatttttgGCAGCTGAGGTGGAGCAAAGGTTATATATATCGTGATTATAATTCTATTAAGTTATTGAGTTATAAACTAATGTAATTTGTGTATATAAAGTGAATAATTCTTAAGATCACAAATATAGAGTTCGGACCAAAGTTATTACATTCGATCAAACAAGATCCTTAGCTTAGACCCTGTTTTTTTTGGTATGTGTgtacttgaatatatatatttatatctgATCAAACCTTGCTAATTACGTATTGTATTTAcggatttttaaaaaaaaaattgttgcgATTACAAAGCCTTAACAATTTGTAATCAACactagtgtatatatattaagtgTATCACATGTATATTACAATTAGTTTTTTGTTATGGATTTTGTTGAGATGATTGATGTATGTTTTgagaagaatatgaaaatgTT
The Solanum stenotomum isolate F172 chromosome 12, ASM1918654v1, whole genome shotgun sequence DNA segment above includes these coding regions:
- the LOC125848034 gene encoding pentatricopeptide repeat-containing protein At3g02490, mitochondrial-like → MRNQQRWLLLLLRHRSLAQPHISRHHINQSPFQVNRSVSTIASSTIHSRTSHMLPYQSLTVRSFSTSELAVEHKDSDQIAVLTGIFSKPNRSNEEIKLDLESNNVTVTHDLVIRALRSFNAAPDAARKFFNWVKENESERLSSKVYNYMLGILGSNGFVKEFWIMVEIMKSKGYGVSRGTFNRAIERFEKEKLSGDLEKLKKLYGSELADNLSEEVCSRVCKLIRGNVWGDDVEKQLRESKFELSSELISMVLEKLECETNKALIYFRWIEESGLFKHNEQTFNAIASVLGREEFSEKFWKLVDEMRTAGFEMEKETYIRVLDNFVKRKMIKDAADLYEFAMVGINKPSSEDCTFLLKKIVVSKELDLELFSKVLRVFTESGNSLTSANLDAILKSLTSVDRFGECNKILKAMEDAGFTPSHNQQRKIAFNLGSGGKDKESNEFMNYIESTVSTPNSKTWTSLIEGYCEAGDLAKASEAFEMMIEKEGSSHAGYALELLVSLHCRKRRAIHAFNLVEKMVNEKELHVWHTTYNFLIGKLLAQRGFEEALDVLHLMKSQDYPPFLDPFIKYLSKTGSADDALEFTAAVTLKKLPSTSVFLNLFEAYFKAGRRSEAQDFLAICPRYIRNHADVLNLFCSKKPQKATATIPVTA